In Vibrio sp. JC009, a single window of DNA contains:
- a CDS encoding GTP-binding protein has protein sequence MVLIHLIKLLQKDSINVAVGKIDCHQTSDGKLFKEKLDIPVVVGISDYVCPDHYGAVNAEEIFRFGRLHHVDMTMVETAGLCHRCAPAIKDCLAIAVVDCVSGIDTPQKIGPMLTTADVVVITKGDMVSQAEREVFRSNVLEVNPTAKAIELNGLTGMGALSLKRLVLDAKSTQSLSGMELRHDMPSAVCSYCEGETRLGLEYQMGNVIKMDVQEV, from the coding sequence ATGGTGCTTATCCATCTGATAAAGCTCCTGCAAAAAGACAGTATTAATGTTGCTGTTGGCAAAATTGATTGTCATCAGACGTCAGATGGCAAGTTATTTAAAGAGAAATTAGACATTCCTGTTGTCGTTGGCATAAGCGATTACGTCTGTCCGGACCACTATGGTGCGGTGAACGCAGAAGAAATCTTCCGCTTTGGCCGGTTGCATCATGTGGACATGACAATGGTAGAAACTGCCGGGCTATGTCACCGGTGCGCTCCAGCGATAAAAGACTGCCTGGCAATCGCAGTGGTGGATTGTGTTAGTGGTATTGATACTCCGCAAAAAATCGGACCCATGTTAACGACGGCAGACGTCGTTGTTATTACCAAAGGAGATATGGTTTCTCAGGCCGAAAGGGAAGTGTTCAGGAGCAATGTTTTAGAGGTCAATCCGACAGCAAAAGCCATTGAGCTTAATGGATTAACCGGTATGGGGGCGTTAAGTCTAAAAAGGCTGGTTCTGGACGCTAAATCTACTCAGTCCTTAAGTGGCATGGAGCTAAGGCATGATATGCCTTCTGCAGTGTGTTCTTACTGTGAAGGTGAAACAAGGTTGGGTCTTGAATATCAGATGGGGAATGTCATCAAGATGGATGTGCAAGAAGTATGA
- a CDS encoding ATP-binding cassette domain-containing protein encodes MNIEEIKIISGHDKSGNREAVDELVIRRGDVIILAGPTGSGKSLLLSDLEQLANGDSPSGRQVLVNGEQIDPLDVQITASLSQNMHFMMDLDVGSFIRLHAKSRNIKDEAITEKILDLANSLAGEPLSARSNLTSLSGGQSRALMIADTALISNAPIVLVDEIENAGINKTKGIEILASEGKMVLIASHDPNLIITAQKRVIMKNGSMSKLIISDDTEREHLKYFLKMDGIIEEFRENLRHGNKLDKNTLKFLQENIGA; translated from the coding sequence ATGAATATAGAAGAAATTAAAATCATATCCGGACATGACAAAAGTGGTAACAGAGAAGCCGTTGATGAGCTGGTTATCAGAAGAGGGGACGTTATTATTCTGGCCGGTCCGACCGGTTCAGGAAAAAGTCTGCTTCTTTCTGATCTTGAACAGCTGGCTAATGGTGATTCCCCTTCTGGAAGACAGGTACTAGTGAATGGTGAGCAGATCGACCCGCTGGATGTGCAGATAACCGCGTCACTTTCACAAAATATGCATTTTATGATGGATTTAGATGTAGGCAGTTTTATTCGTCTGCATGCAAAAAGCCGGAATATAAAAGATGAAGCGATAACTGAAAAGATTTTGGATTTGGCAAACAGCTTAGCCGGTGAGCCTTTGTCTGCCCGTTCCAATCTGACCTCATTAAGTGGCGGGCAATCACGGGCTCTGATGATTGCAGATACTGCGCTTATAAGCAATGCACCTATTGTGCTGGTGGATGAAATCGAGAATGCAGGGATAAATAAAACCAAAGGGATAGAAATTTTGGCATCTGAAGGAAAAATGGTGCTGATCGCGTCTCATGATCCAAACCTGATAATAACCGCTCAGAAAAGGGTCATTATGAAAAACGGCTCTATGTCGAAACTTATTATATCTGATGACACAGAGCGGGAACACTTAAAATACTTTCTGAAAATGGACGGAATTATTGAAGAGTTCAGAGAAAACCTCAGACATGGAAATAAGCTGGATAAAAACACGCTTAAGTTTTTACAAGAAAATATAGGTGCATAA
- a CDS encoding ABC transporter substrate-binding protein → MYLEKIKAGKLDEVPDILVTIRPEFRWQKDQIINSQALDDEYQYDIDSELKVKNILDDNWILKPVFIMPLVIFYNKDIENPPESWSDLLDERFKGKIATTDEATPPAALLKRFFKQTKGEEGEAFVENSVNYIGLPIDVNRAVSRKEYDIGIMPLSFAMFSKDNATGICWPKEGALYLTQVMLMKKGYTEDSKKIADYLVSYEAQKMFSEGASFIPVRPDIEVPKLYAENNQSLLSLSE, encoded by the coding sequence ATGTATCTGGAAAAAATCAAAGCAGGAAAGCTTGATGAGGTTCCCGATATCCTGGTCACTATTCGTCCGGAATTTCGTTGGCAGAAAGATCAGATTATTAATAGCCAGGCGCTTGATGATGAGTATCAGTATGATATCGATAGTGAACTGAAGGTGAAAAATATTCTCGATGACAACTGGATTTTAAAGCCTGTTTTTATTATGCCTCTGGTTATTTTTTATAACAAAGATATCGAAAATCCACCTGAGTCCTGGAGTGATCTGCTTGATGAACGTTTTAAAGGCAAGATCGCTACCACAGATGAGGCGACGCCTCCAGCAGCCTTGCTAAAACGCTTCTTTAAACAGACGAAAGGCGAAGAAGGGGAAGCGTTTGTAGAAAACAGTGTTAACTACATAGGGCTGCCTATTGATGTTAACAGAGCGGTGTCACGCAAAGAGTATGATATCGGAATTATGCCGCTCTCGTTTGCTATGTTCTCAAAGGATAATGCAACCGGAATCTGCTGGCCAAAAGAGGGAGCGCTGTATCTTACCCAGGTTATGCTGATGAAAAAAGGCTATACGGAAGACAGCAAAAAAATAGCGGATTATCTGGTGTCCTATGAAGCGCAAAAAATGTTTAGCGAAGGTGCCAGTTTTATTCCTGTGAGGCCGGATATCGAAGTGCCAAAACTATATGCTGAAAATAACCAGAGCCTTCTTAGCTTATCTGAATAA
- a CDS encoding Crp/Fnr family transcriptional regulator: protein MSGSIISLLNEKQKQQLFSTRKEIFCAAGHSLFSRGDRAEHMYLIEKGKVSLYRLMPSGDEKLFKVFLAGGAIAEMAMFMSPLEYPMSARVEQDSVLWEFSHDDVVSLVSQSPDLSLKVMEHMSNSVHKLMNTLNILTQLNANQRLVMKLAEIYREQLPQENKLCLPVTKRLLASQLGMKPETLSRVIKKLKTEGHIAESGHHLALIDIPSLCKSVDLTPDIFAAS, encoded by the coding sequence TTGTCTGGCTCCATTATTTCTCTGCTGAATGAAAAGCAGAAACAACAGTTATTCTCGACGAGAAAAGAGATTTTCTGTGCTGCCGGGCATTCGTTGTTTAGTCGTGGTGACCGGGCTGAACATATGTATCTGATTGAAAAAGGGAAGGTTTCACTCTATCGCCTGATGCCAAGTGGTGATGAAAAACTGTTTAAGGTTTTTCTTGCCGGCGGTGCCATTGCCGAAATGGCGATGTTTATGTCTCCCCTGGAATATCCGATGAGTGCCCGTGTTGAGCAGGATTCTGTGCTTTGGGAGTTTAGCCATGATGATGTGGTTAGTCTGGTTAGTCAGTCACCCGATCTTTCGTTAAAGGTGATGGAGCATATGAGTAACAGTGTTCACAAGCTAATGAATACCCTAAATATCCTGACTCAGCTAAATGCTAACCAAAGGCTGGTAATGAAACTGGCTGAAATATATCGTGAGCAATTACCGCAAGAGAACAAGCTTTGCCTGCCGGTAACGAAAAGGCTGCTGGCCTCTCAATTGGGTATGAAGCCTGAAACCCTGTCCAGGGTGATAAAAAAGCTGAAAACTGAAGGCCATATAGCCGAGAGCGGTCATCACCTGGCTCTGATTGATATTCCCTCTTTATGCAAGTCAGTTGATCTTACCCCGGATATTTTTGCTGCATCCTGA
- a CDS encoding DUF3316 domain-containing protein, which produces MKKLSVLTAALILSASAMAATETVYNHSVLKTDGFATKQEAYNSGFDVADDLKAMSNHELKKNLSVFETSAKRVTIDDTVVTVEEFAEGRDAIQYRANVDVNYHYTATDHDHS; this is translated from the coding sequence ATGAAAAAGTTAAGTGTACTAACTGCTGCTCTAATTCTTTCCGCTTCAGCGATGGCGGCAACAGAAACGGTTTACAACCATTCAGTACTAAAAACAGATGGTTTTGCGACTAAACAAGAAGCTTACAATTCAGGTTTTGATGTTGCAGACGACCTGAAAGCTATGTCTAACCATGAGCTGAAGAAAAACCTGTCTGTATTCGAGACTTCCGCAAAACGCGTAACTATCGATGACACTGTTGTGACTGTTGAAGAATTTGCTGAAGGCCGGGACGCTATCCAGTACCGTGCGAATGTTGATGTGAACTACCACTACACAGCAACCGATCACGATCATAGCTAA
- a CDS encoding DUF3316 domain-containing protein, translating into MKKILIAAALFMFSALSFSATSSYHNTKTLRTEGYATKQQAYQSGFDLADSLQTMSEKDLKWKFTVTDSSARKFKVTDTMVTVQEFAKVRDQIQYRAVVLVSYQYTVHESSHN; encoded by the coding sequence ATGAAAAAAATTCTTATAGCCGCAGCTCTGTTTATGTTCTCTGCTTTATCATTTTCAGCAACAAGCAGTTACCACAACACAAAAACGCTCAGAACCGAGGGGTACGCCACTAAGCAGCAAGCTTATCAATCCGGTTTTGATTTGGCAGATAGTCTGCAAACCATGTCTGAAAAAGACCTGAAATGGAAGTTTACAGTGACTGACTCTTCAGCCAGGAAGTTTAAGGTAACCGATACTATGGTGACGGTTCAGGAATTTGCTAAGGTCCGGGACCAGATTCAGTACAGAGCCGTGGTTTTGGTGAGTTACCAGTATACAGTCCATGAGAGTAGCCATAACTAA
- a CDS encoding DUF3316 domain-containing protein, translated as MKKLTVLATALVLSGSALAATDTIYNHSVLKTDGFATKQAAYNSGFDVADSLESMTSHELKNNLSVFETSAKRVTVDDAVVTVEEFAAGRGDIQYRANVEVSYHYTATDHNS; from the coding sequence ATGAAAAAACTAACTGTATTAGCAACTGCACTTGTACTTTCTGGCTCAGCTCTGGCAGCTACAGATACCATTTACAATCACTCAGTACTAAAAACGGATGGCTTCGCTACAAAGCAAGCAGCTTATAACTCTGGCTTTGATGTTGCAGACAGCCTTGAGTCAATGACCAGCCATGAACTGAAAAACAACCTGTCAGTATTCGAAACATCAGCAAAACGCGTAACGGTTGATGATGCTGTAGTAACAGTAGAAGAGTTTGCAGCGGGCCGTGGTGATATTCAGTACCGTGCAAATGTAGAAGTAAGCTACCACTACACAGCAACTGACCACAACAGCTAA
- a CDS encoding histidine phosphatase family protein, with protein sequence MKATMLKLTLLRHAKSSWDYPWLEDFLRPLNARGYRQVVNLTDDFPEDVDEIWCSPAVRAYTSIQGVLRDKPELELKLKDAIYEASARALIEMLKDGGTLKHIVLVGHNPGLEELACQLTDSEVRMKTAHAALLELECGNWSELRAGTARLIRLYRPEI encoded by the coding sequence ATGAAAGCCACTATGCTAAAGCTAACTCTGCTCCGTCACGCGAAATCGAGCTGGGATTATCCCTGGCTTGAAGATTTTTTAAGGCCTCTTAATGCTAGAGGGTATCGTCAGGTAGTGAATCTGACGGATGATTTCCCCGAAGATGTGGATGAAATCTGGTGCTCACCGGCAGTAAGAGCCTACACAAGCATTCAGGGTGTTCTGAGGGATAAGCCTGAGCTGGAGCTGAAATTAAAAGATGCCATTTATGAAGCCAGTGCCAGGGCACTGATAGAGATGCTTAAAGACGGCGGGACGTTAAAGCATATCGTTTTAGTCGGGCATAATCCCGGTCTGGAGGAACTCGCCTGCCAGCTTACCGACTCTGAAGTTCGTATGAAAACAGCGCATGCTGCTCTTCTGGAACTGGAGTGCGGTAACTGGAGCGAATTAAGGGCAGGAACAGCCAGATTAATCCGCTTGTATCGTCCGGAAATCTGA
- a CDS encoding NnrS family protein has product MAVSFFDSKSPLYACGFRPFFLLTAFYAVILAVYNVLFSGRLISDFPGAAEIWYLHELVYGVGGALIAGFLLTAFPAWTDTERVDSGRLMLLVSLWGISRLFALAVSYFGMLPVTLINSAFLLMLLAVLFHPITDKRQQRHRIFYYQLLLLFTVTLISYFFLLSDGLQQAKPWLQVCGGIFLIIVLTILSRMSMVVVNHALEKYQVTDERFLARPPRRNFAIWIILAFLAADLFLPGSSASGWLALACAAALLNILNDWHLPKAWRDLYYQALYLFYLLIAGGFVAIGINNISGAGDIYHSVYLLFICAAGIAALVIMLVVGQKHTGYTLSYQGPVLLMILSVLGLALALSGPVAGLYSLKMEQSLIAVFISLSFLLYLRFFWSRYHRRRVDGKQG; this is encoded by the coding sequence ATGGCCGTTAGTTTTTTTGACAGTAAATCGCCACTTTATGCCTGTGGCTTCAGGCCATTCTTTTTATTGACGGCGTTTTATGCGGTGATACTTGCTGTATATAACGTTTTGTTTAGCGGCCGGTTAATCTCAGACTTTCCCGGAGCTGCAGAAATCTGGTATCTGCATGAACTGGTATATGGCGTTGGTGGTGCATTAATCGCAGGATTTTTGTTAACGGCATTTCCGGCCTGGACTGATACTGAACGGGTTGATTCCGGACGTCTTATGTTACTGGTGAGTTTATGGGGCATAAGCCGGTTATTTGCTCTGGCGGTGAGCTATTTTGGCATGCTTCCTGTGACCCTGATTAACAGCGCATTTTTGCTGATGTTACTGGCGGTGTTGTTTCATCCGATTACCGACAAGAGGCAGCAGCGTCATCGGATATTCTATTATCAGCTTCTGCTTCTTTTTACTGTGACCTTAATCAGCTACTTCTTCCTTCTGAGCGACGGGTTGCAACAAGCTAAGCCATGGTTACAAGTCTGTGGCGGTATTTTTCTTATCATCGTTCTGACCATTCTGAGCCGGATGTCTATGGTTGTTGTAAATCATGCGCTGGAAAAGTATCAAGTGACGGATGAAAGGTTTCTGGCAAGGCCACCAAGACGTAATTTTGCTATCTGGATCATTCTGGCTTTTCTGGCGGCTGACCTGTTTCTTCCTGGCAGCTCAGCTTCAGGCTGGCTGGCACTGGCCTGTGCGGCTGCGCTGCTAAATATTCTCAACGACTGGCATCTGCCTAAGGCGTGGCGCGATCTCTACTATCAGGCGCTTTACCTTTTTTATCTGCTTATCGCAGGCGGCTTCGTTGCCATAGGAATAAATAACATTTCCGGCGCGGGTGATATTTATCATTCCGTCTACCTGCTGTTTATCTGCGCAGCAGGCATTGCGGCTTTGGTGATTATGCTGGTGGTCGGGCAAAAGCACACAGGTTATACGCTCTCTTATCAAGGGCCAGTACTGCTGATGATTCTTTCCGTGCTGGGGCTGGCATTGGCTCTATCGGGGCCGGTGGCCGGACTCTATTCACTGAAAATGGAGCAGTCGCTTATAGCGGTGTTTATATCGCTCAGCTTTTTGCTTTATTTGCGTTTTTTCTGGAGCAGATATCACCGTCGCCGGGTCGACGGTAAGCAAGGGTAA
- a CDS encoding transporter codes for MKKLIIASAVVSALAFNAYAAEETSQKAKQMKMPAGPVHGSTGMVFPEGKLATNLKTVFVEKSDLYSGNDTITNSANKEMTSLKSNAIIRYGLGSNFDVRMLVPYVDKSMSTKMADYDNSGLGDVRVLARYQLTSPALGDSFFSTVGIGVELPTGSTDKDNLSDGLQNGDGSTDPIIEVGITKPLPNSRIDFSAMYIFNQEGDNNYEKGDQLTYNLGYSYLVHPKFMPSIELNGTLADENVKNGTEAVNSGGHEIFLTPGFSSGITKKFKLFAGVGIPVYRDYNDSTAGTLGTDYRVTTKLSYAW; via the coding sequence ATGAAAAAATTGATTATCGCTTCTGCTGTTGTTTCTGCATTGGCTTTTAATGCTTATGCTGCAGAAGAAACAAGCCAAAAGGCAAAACAGATGAAAATGCCTGCCGGGCCTGTTCACGGTTCCACTGGTATGGTTTTCCCCGAAGGAAAGCTGGCAACCAACCTTAAAACGGTTTTTGTGGAAAAGAGTGATCTTTATAGTGGCAACGACACTATTACCAATAGCGCTAACAAAGAGATGACGTCATTAAAAAGCAACGCAATTATCCGCTATGGTTTAGGTTCAAATTTTGATGTGCGTATGCTTGTTCCCTATGTAGATAAATCTATGTCAACCAAGATGGCGGACTACGATAATTCCGGGCTTGGGGATGTTCGGGTACTTGCCAGATACCAGCTTACCTCTCCGGCACTGGGTGACAGCTTTTTCAGTACAGTTGGTATCGGTGTAGAACTGCCAACGGGCTCAACGGATAAAGATAACCTATCTGATGGCTTGCAAAATGGTGACGGATCTACGGATCCTATTATTGAAGTTGGTATCACCAAGCCACTGCCTAACTCTCGTATAGATTTTTCTGCGATGTATATCTTTAATCAGGAAGGCGACAACAACTATGAGAAAGGTGACCAACTGACATATAACTTAGGTTATAGCTATCTGGTTCATCCTAAGTTTATGCCATCTATTGAACTGAACGGTACATTAGCTGATGAAAACGTTAAGAATGGCACTGAAGCCGTCAACTCCGGTGGTCATGAGATCTTCCTGACACCAGGTTTCAGTTCAGGTATTACCAAGAAGTTTAAACTGTTTGCCGGTGTCGGTATTCCTGTATACCGCGATTATAATGACAGTACAGCCGGTACATTAGGCACAGATTACCGTGTTACAACTAAGCTTAGCTACGCTTGGTAA
- a CDS encoding DUF2860 family protein has translation MKTILLSTAAMLVSLQCFANMEQQGLSGELSVMAGYSSGKSNFDTDNKTKEGELNSPGGSESNFVPLALGQLRYTFSDNQIFIGTAKSDIVSGVLALEAGYKRAVGQNSSIAFSYLPTIMERETFADPYVTGSERDETDVTGDAYRLRYKNMLNTGLTADIAYFTREIDDELSGSTSYSSYQSQLKRGGDGLHAKLNGTLFVAPGFMIHPAVLMEDYSADGNAMSYTKYGGELRFMLRGKHTYVLTLGYAESEHDQTNPIFNEIQKDEELKAVLSYNYSGLMGWDSLGLSTLVSYSQSDSNIDFYDKENALAAVGVSFRF, from the coding sequence ATGAAAACAATCCTTCTATCTACTGCTGCTATGCTGGTAAGCCTTCAGTGCTTTGCCAATATGGAACAACAGGGGCTTAGCGGTGAACTCTCCGTTATGGCCGGATACAGCTCAGGCAAGAGCAACTTCGATACTGACAACAAAACAAAGGAAGGAGAGCTGAACAGCCCCGGTGGATCAGAGTCGAATTTTGTTCCGCTGGCTTTAGGTCAGCTAAGGTACACCTTTTCCGACAATCAGATTTTTATCGGGACGGCTAAATCCGATATCGTCTCAGGTGTACTGGCTCTGGAAGCTGGCTACAAACGAGCTGTAGGGCAGAACTCCAGTATCGCCTTTTCCTACCTTCCAACCATTATGGAAAGGGAAACCTTTGCCGATCCCTATGTAACCGGTAGCGAAAGGGATGAGACCGATGTGACCGGTGACGCCTACCGTCTGCGCTATAAAAACATGCTCAACACCGGTCTGACGGCTGATATCGCCTATTTCACCAGAGAGATTGACGATGAACTTTCCGGCTCAACAAGCTATAGCTCCTATCAGAGCCAGCTAAAACGGGGCGGTGACGGCTTACATGCCAAGCTAAACGGCACTCTGTTTGTTGCTCCCGGATTTATGATTCATCCGGCGGTTCTGATGGAAGACTATTCCGCTGATGGTAACGCCATGTCCTACACCAAATACGGTGGCGAACTGCGTTTTATGCTCAGGGGTAAACACACTTATGTATTAACTCTGGGTTACGCTGAAAGTGAACATGACCAAACGAATCCGATTTTCAACGAAATTCAGAAAGATGAAGAGCTGAAAGCGGTGCTTTCCTACAACTATTCAGGCCTGATGGGCTGGGATAGTCTTGGTCTGAGTACACTGGTAAGTTACAGCCAGTCAGATTCAAACATCGACTTCTATGACAAAGAAAATGCACTTGCCGCTGTGGGAGTCAGCTTTAGGTTCTGA
- the sbcD gene encoding exonuclease subunit SbcD has protein sequence MRILHTSDWHLGQNFFTKSRKDEHQAFLAWLLELTEEKSIDAIIVAGDVFDTGTPPSYAREMYNQFVVDLNQRGCTLIVLGGNHDSVSTLNESKQLLSCLNTYVVASTSDDLQQQLIELKSREGETGALLCAVPFIRARDVMQSFSGDSAKDKQKQLAEAIEDHYQRLFALALETKQKRNLQVPVIATGHLTALGVTKTESERDIYIGTLDGFSSEGFPPADYIALGHIHRPQIVAKSEHIRYSGSPIPLSFDELKSQKQVVLVEFKHEERKAISTIDVPMFRNMTVIKGDLAEIEEQLAQISGDSEQATWVSVLVSEQDYLSDLQQRVQEMTEGLNVEVIQLLRERNTRNHTLEQQVNETLSELSVQDVFERRVNLESFEGEEEQERLSRITQTFLEVVHEVEVGGDE, from the coding sequence ATGCGCATTCTCCATACTTCAGACTGGCACCTTGGTCAGAATTTTTTCACTAAAAGCCGTAAAGATGAGCATCAGGCATTCCTGGCATGGCTGCTTGAACTCACTGAGGAAAAATCCATTGATGCCATCATAGTCGCGGGGGATGTGTTTGATACCGGTACGCCGCCCAGTTATGCGCGTGAAATGTATAACCAGTTTGTGGTTGATCTGAATCAGAGGGGTTGCACTCTGATTGTACTTGGCGGAAACCATGATTCCGTTTCTACCCTGAATGAGTCAAAACAGCTGCTTTCCTGTCTGAATACCTACGTAGTTGCAAGTACATCGGATGATTTGCAGCAGCAGCTTATAGAGCTGAAAAGCCGTGAAGGTGAGACGGGGGCTTTACTCTGCGCCGTACCTTTTATCCGTGCCAGAGATGTTATGCAGAGTTTTTCCGGAGATTCCGCAAAGGATAAGCAAAAGCAGCTGGCAGAGGCGATAGAAGATCACTACCAGCGCCTGTTTGCCCTGGCTCTGGAAACAAAGCAAAAGCGGAATTTGCAGGTTCCTGTTATTGCCACCGGGCACCTTACGGCTTTGGGGGTAACCAAAACTGAATCGGAACGGGATATCTATATTGGTACACTGGACGGTTTTTCCTCAGAGGGCTTTCCTCCCGCTGACTATATTGCGCTTGGTCATATTCACAGACCTCAGATTGTTGCTAAGTCTGAGCATATCCGTTACTCCGGCTCTCCTATTCCCTTAAGCTTTGATGAGCTGAAATCTCAGAAGCAGGTTGTTCTGGTGGAGTTTAAACATGAAGAGCGCAAAGCGATTAGCACCATTGATGTACCCATGTTCCGTAATATGACGGTAATTAAAGGCGATCTGGCAGAAATCGAAGAGCAGCTTGCGCAGATATCCGGTGATTCAGAGCAGGCGACCTGGGTGTCCGTTCTGGTGTCTGAACAGGATTATCTGTCGGACCTTCAGCAACGGGTACAGGAGATGACCGAGGGGCTGAATGTGGAAGTGATTCAGCTTTTAAGAGAGAGAAATACCAGAAATCACACCCTGGAGCAGCAGGTTAACGAAACACTGTCTGAACTGAGTGTGCAGGATGTCTTTGAGCGCCGGGTCAATCTGGAATCCTTTGAAGGTGAAGAAGAGCAGGAAAGGCTGAGCAGAATTACCCAAACCTTCCTTGAAGTTGTGCATGAAGTTGAAGTTGGAGGGGATGAATAA
- a CDS encoding DUF1858 domain-containing protein, with protein MQQEWIKIRDSFKVKDVRTLRGNFLPSLLKQAQRISEGEGLCVVQSFEPIPLYSALEDLGFENYTDKVADDEYRAYFYRRSVKEATYPEGLDVPLKPTAIVNFNHVSNKLADVVVNFWDLIWGREDTAIDMRTRLLLSLANGVGAGRMRQATRELIKAYSLGVTVQEFDELFEMFAWNQGAGYFASEISPSSLFAAYKLIKMQEEKGMERSEVVRDLMDKFGEDNPDVSTFYKIPKSKNSVKKSEPVLSSEDEIFAEHAKEQSVPEIKQVKAEDKIADVITQYPFLKEILIARNKLFANLNNPVAFRTVGKFARLSDVARVSGDDVNELLAFINQQIEVNS; from the coding sequence ATGCAACAAGAATGGATAAAAATCAGAGACAGTTTCAAAGTTAAGGATGTGAGAACATTGCGGGGCAATTTCTTACCTTCTTTATTAAAACAGGCGCAAAGAATTAGTGAGGGTGAAGGATTATGCGTCGTACAGAGCTTCGAACCAATTCCGCTCTATTCAGCGCTGGAAGATCTGGGGTTTGAAAACTATACGGATAAAGTTGCTGATGATGAATACAGGGCTTATTTTTATCGCCGAAGTGTAAAGGAAGCGACCTACCCGGAGGGATTAGACGTGCCTCTAAAGCCAACGGCTATTGTTAACTTCAACCATGTGAGCAATAAGTTAGCTGATGTTGTGGTTAATTTCTGGGATCTTATCTGGGGGCGGGAAGATACGGCAATTGATATGAGAACCCGCCTTTTGCTCTCTCTTGCGAATGGTGTTGGTGCCGGCCGTATGCGACAGGCCACCCGGGAGCTAATTAAGGCTTATTCACTGGGCGTAACCGTGCAAGAGTTTGATGAGTTGTTTGAGATGTTTGCCTGGAATCAGGGGGCAGGTTATTTTGCCTCAGAGATTAGCCCCTCTTCGCTGTTTGCAGCCTATAAGCTGATAAAAATGCAGGAAGAAAAAGGGATGGAACGCAGTGAGGTTGTCCGGGATCTGATGGATAAATTCGGTGAAGATAACCCGGATGTCAGTACTTTCTATAAGATCCCAAAGTCAAAAAACAGTGTAAAAAAGAGTGAACCTGTTTTATCGAGCGAAGATGAAATCTTTGCTGAGCATGCTAAAGAGCAATCCGTTCCGGAGATAAAGCAGGTAAAAGCGGAAGATAAAATCGCAGACGTTATCACTCAGTATCCGTTTCTTAAAGAGATACTGATAGCCAGGAATAAACTGTTTGCTAACCTGAACAATCCGGTTGCGTTCCGGACCGTTGGTAAGTTCGCACGCCTTTCCGACGTTGCCAGGGTGTCCGGGGATGATGTTAATGAGCTTCTCGCTTTTATCAATCAGCAAATAGAGGTAAACAGTTAA
- a CDS encoding DUF3316 domain-containing protein, translating to MKKLTVLATALILSGSALASTETVYNHSVLKTDGFATKQAAYNSGFDVADGLESMSNHELKKNLSVFETSAKRVTVDDAVVTVEEFAAGRGDIQYRANVEVSYHYTATDHDS from the coding sequence ATGAAAAAACTAACTGTATTAGCAACTGCTCTTATTCTTTCTGGTTCAGCTCTGGCATCTACAGAAACTGTTTACAACCACTCAGTACTAAAGACTGACGGTTTCGCAACAAAACAAGCAGCTTATAACTCTGGCTTTGATGTAGCAGACGGCCTTGAATCAATGTCTAACCACGAACTGAAGAAAAACCTGTCAGTATTTGAAACATCTGCAAAACGCGTAACTGTTGATGACGCTGTAGTAACAGTAGAAGAGTTCGCTGCTGGCCGCGGTGATATTCAGTACCGCGCAAATGTAGAAGTAAGCTACCACTACACAGCAACTGACCACGACAGCTAA